In Candidatus Pacearchaeota archaeon, the genomic stretch TCTTAATTCTCTTAGATTGCTTGAAAATTTAGAAGCATTCTCTACCGTCACCAATCCTTTTCTAATTAATTCAGATAATGATCTGTTCATAGAAACCATTCCCGACTCAGAAGATGTTTCTATGACCAACGGTATTTCATATATCTTATTGTCTCTTATTAAATTAGAAATTGCGGGAGTATTCAGCATTATTTCACAAGCTGGAACAACTCTTCCATCAGTTGAAGGAACTAGCCTTTGTGAAATTATTCCAACCAAGGAACTGGCTAATTGCGCTCTAATTTGCGATTGTTGATCTCCATTGAAGTTATCTACTATCCTATGAATAGTTTGAGCAGCAGAATTGGTATGTAGAGTCGCAAAAACTAAATGTCCAGTTTCAGCCGCGGTAATTGCGGTTGCCATTGTTTCAGGATCTCTCATTTCTCCCACCATAATAACATCGGGGTCTTCTCTAAATGTTGATTTTAATGCTTGAGCAAAAGATAATGTATCTAAATGTAATTCTCTCTGATTAATTATTGACTTATCGTCCTTAAAAATATATTCAATCGGATCTTCAATGGTTATAATATGATTAGCTCGAGTATGATTTATCTCATCAACCAATGCAGCAAGAGTTGTACTTTTACCATGACTTGATGGTCCAACGACTAAAATAAAACCTTGAGTATATTCACAAAACTGATGAAGTCTAGTAGGAAGATTTAATTCTTCTAGTGTTCTAATATTTTCTGGAACAAGCCTTAAAGCAGCGCTGACTGTTCCTATTTGATAAAATATATTAACTCTAAATCTTGCTCTTCCTTCAAAATCATAAGAAAAATCTATTTCTTTATTCTTTTCAAAGCTTTCAATTTGTTCTTCGTTCATTAAGGCAAAAGAAATTCCTTTGGCATCTTCAGCAGTTAGGCAATCCCCCTTTAAACAAATCAATTCTCTATTTATTCTTAATACAGGAGGATGGCCCTCTGAAATATGAAGGTCCGAAGCATTATTCTTTATGGTCGCTTCTAAAAGCTGCTTAAGATATGTTTGATATTCCATTTTAAATTTGTTCTTGAATTGGTTCTTGCTGTTCTTCTGTTGTTCTAAATACTTCTTCAACAGATATTAATCCTTGAAGAGCTTTAATCATTGCATCCTGTCTCATCGTTATCATTCCTTGTCTTTTAGCCTCTTTTATAATATTTTGCTCAGACGGATCTTCAAGAATAGCCCTCTCTAACTCAGGAGTCATCTTTAATACTTCAAAAATACCAATTCTTCCTTTTTCTCCTTTATTATTACATTTAGAACACCCTTTTGGTTTATAAATATATATTGGGTTGGGAGCCGTAAAAAAACTTTTAGTAGTTTCGGGCATTTGGGATATTTCCTTCATTATCATTTTTTCTACTTCCTTGTTCGGTCTTACCTTTTCTTTACAATATGGACATAAACGATGTCCTAGTCTTTGGCCTATTACAATGTTTAGTGTTGCTGGTAAAAGAAAAGGTTTGATTTTCATATCAATCAATCTAGGAATTGCTCCAACAGCATTATTAGTGTGTAAGGTTGACAAGACAACGTGACCAGTCAAAGCAGCATGAGTAACCAAAGAAGCTGACTCTTCATCTCTGATTTCACCAACCATAATAATATCTGGATCTTGTCTAACTACCGATCTCAATCCTTGACTAAAGTCATATCCAATATCTGGTCTGATTTGTGATTGATTAACTCCTTTTACAAAATACTCAATTGGGTCTTCAAGAGTAACCACATTAACTTCTGGCTTGTTTAATTCTTGAAGGATAGAATATAGTGTTGTTGTTTTACCAGAACCAGTTGGTCCAGTTGATAATATTAATCCAAAAGGTTTAATAATAGCTTCTCTTAATGTTTTTAAATTATATCCCAAAACTCCTATTTCTTCATAAGTTTTTAATCCTTCAGAAGAATCAAGGACCCTAATTACAACTTTTTCCCCAAGCTTAGTTGGAAAAGTTGAAACTCTGAAATCAATATCTTTATTGTCTATTTTCGCTGAAAATCTTCCATCTTGAGGAACTCTCGTTTCATCAATTCTTAAATTAGAAACTATTTTAATTCTTGCTACTATTGAAGGATGAGTATGAATTGGTAAAAATAAAGAAGAATACAAGCTTCCATCCATTCTAAAACGTATCCTTAGCTGATTTTCTTCCGGCTCAATATGAATATCAGAAGCATTTCCATCAACAGCATGCCTTAAAATAACAGCTACCATTTTAATAATCGGGGCGTCTTCAGAAAGTCTTTCTGCTTTCGGCTTAGAGTCGGCTGAAAAAAGCTCAATACTATCATCCTCCCCTCCCAGTTCTGTCTCAAGAGCACTCAAGGCCTTACCTACTTCCTCTCTAATATTTCTATATTGTTTTAAAAAAACTTCAAAAGAATTAGCGCTAATAAGATATGTCTTATAAGTTATTTTATTTTGCCTAGCTAAAAAATTAAGTGCTTCTTTGGCTTTTATATCGTCTGGATTTACCACTCCAACTTCTAAAACATTTCCCTGAAGAGTTAATGGAACTATTTTGTAAAATCGGGCTGATTCTTCGGGAATCATTGATAGAACATTATTAGGAACTTCTAACACTTCGGCGTTCTCAAAAAAAGGCATATTAAATGTTTCTGCCTTGATTTTATTAAAATCATTTTCCCTGAGCAATTTTTTAGAAATTATGAATTCTTCCTCGCTCCCTTTAAAATTCTTGAATTCATTTTGCAATTCATCTCCTTGCTCTTTGGTTATTATTTTCTTTTCTAGTAATTTTTGTAAATAAATCATATTAAATTTTATTTAATGGGAGCGAAGGGATCATCTCTTCCCTTGGGAATATCTCCTGTGACCTCATTAAAAACATTTGAATCAGGAATGAATTTTAATTCTGTAAAAGCATTTGATGTTAAAAAATTTGTATCAACATCAATCTGAACATTTCCCGTGTTTGCGACTGGCAAAACATTTGTATCAGTTGAAACGACTTTAAATTTTAAAAAAGCAAAATAGCCAAGGATAATTACTCCAACTACTAAAATATAGGGAGCTATTTTTTCTAAAGCACTTTTATTTTTTTGATTTATTGATTCTTCCATGATTATAAATTAATAAGAATAAACATCTAATATTATGCTAAAATTATAATTATTAGCTACAACTTTGCCTTTTGATTTTTCTTGTGTAGTCGCTGAAGAGACAGCAATGCTTTTTATAGTAACTATTCTCGTCTGACCTTCAAATAAAGATAATAAATTTTTAAAATTATTATAAGTTCCTGAAACATTTAAATTAACTGCTGTTTTTCTAATTGATCCTTGTAAAACATCGCTATTTTGTTGAACTGATGTTTGTGTGGTCCCAACGACTTTGCTAGTTTTAGCTCCACTCTCAGTCGTAGTTTTTGCTTGTGACTGACTACTTGTTCCTTCTGGAAGAGAACTTGTCATTCCGTCTAAACTCATTCCACTTGATGCAACTATGGTTCTAAAAAAATTATTAATTTTAGGGGTAAAAAATAAAGACGAATCAAAATTAATTGCAATGCTATCTTTCTTTTGATCCCATCCAGCACTATTAAGAGCCTCTATCTTAGAATCAATATTGGCATAATAACTTTTCTTCGCACTGATTAAGGCTTCCATTTGTTTTATCTGGCTATCAACACTATTAATCTCTTGCCATTTAGAAAAAGCTAAAAAATATGCGATACCAATAGCTGAAATAAAAATAATAACTGATATTAGTACTTTTATGTTTTTTCTTTTTTTAATATCCATATTATTTTAAAACCTCAGGCTTTATAACTAATTCTAAATTAAATTTGACTAAACCATTTTCTGCCAAATTAACATTTGAAATTTGATAACTTTCAATGGTTGGTTCTACCTTCATAATGGCTATCTGTTGTATAACGTTTTGGAAACCATCTGTTGAACCAGACATGGTAATTTTTCTAGAAGTAACATCAAAAATAAATCCAGAAAAAACTACCTTTGGGTGAGTCCATCCTTGGAAAGAAGCAAAAAAACCAGAAATTTTAGGATTATTTTCAAAAAGAGTTTTAAAGTCTCCAATATATTTACCAGCCAACTTTAATTGCTCTTCTTTAGCTCTAATATCACTTCCAGCAAGAGTAGTGTATTCATTGTTAGATTTAACTAATTCAGCTTTTTTTTGGCTAAGAATAATATTATTAAAATAAAAATAAACACTTAAGGACATCAAAAAAACAATAATTGAAAAAACCAAAATAAGGTTTTCTTTGAAGTCTGCTTCTTTTTTTTCTGGCGTTATTTCAATTGCCATAATTATTTTTTAATTCTTTTATATATTATACTTGCTTATTCAAATTTTCTCAAGGCTTCCCCTAGCGCAATAGCATAATTCGAATTAATTTCTTTAATTTTTTTATCTAAAGCTGACGGATAAATAATATTTTTAAACGGTTCAGCTATTTCAACAACCAAATTTGAAGATTCGTTCTGTCTAAAAATTTTATCAAAATAATCTTTTACTCCTGGTAACATTGAAGTTCCTCCGGCTAAAATAACTTTCTCTACTGTTTTCCCTTCTTTTATTTCAAATTCTTTAATCAATGTTTTGGTTTTTTCAGATACAATAGATAGAATCGGTATTAGAATATGAGAAATTTTTGTATCTCCAGAATCAGTTAATCCTTCTCCTTTTTTTATCATTTCTGCTTCTCCAGCTGGAATATTTAAAGTTTCAGAAAGACTATAAGTTAAATCTTTACCAGCCACATCAAAACTGGAACTCATTTTCATAAATCCCTCATCAACTATATTAATATTAGTACTTTGAAATCCCATTTCTAATAAGCAAGTAGGGGGATCGCTCTCCTTGATTACTGCCCTCTTTAAGGCCATGGCTTCGGCTTCAAGAGCAACCAGCTCTAATCCAGCTTTTTCGGCAATAGTTTTATACTGTTCAACGATAATTTTAGGCACGGCCATTACTAAAACTCTATTTCTTTGTTTTAAAGATTCTTTATTCATTAACTGCCAATCCAAGACTAACTCTGATAATGGTAAGGGAATATATTTTCTTGCTTCAAAGCCAATAGCATTAGTTATTTCTTTTTTAGACATCGGTGGCAATTCAAATGTTGTAAAAAATGTTGCAAAGTCTGGCAAAGAAAAGACAACTTTCTTGGTTTTTATTCCAGTCTCCTCTATTATTCCTGCTATAGCTATTGCAATATTATTGACTGCTGGATTTAAATTTTTCCTGTCAAAAGATCTAAAAAATTGCTTGCAAGCAACATCTAAATTAACCTCTCCATAATTTTCTAGAGTTATTTTTCCCTTATTTTCTGATATTTCAACCGCTCTAATAACTTTTGTTCCAATATCAATACCCAAACTATTCTGCTTTTTTCCTTTTGCAAAAAACATATTAAAAATATTATAGCATTTTTAAATTAGTTGACAAATGCTATAATCACATAATACCATTTTTAAAAAAACAATGGAATACCTAAAAGCAATTTGGGACATAATTTTCCCTAAAAAGTGTATTAGCTGTGGAAGAGAAGGACAATATCTTTGTGAAGATTGTCTTTCTTTAATTTCGATCAATCCCTTTGAATATTGTTTGTGTGAAAAAATGGAAAAAAGAAATAAATGCGAAAATTGTAAAAACAAAAATCTTGATAAAATAATGTCGGCCACGTCTTTTGACAATAAAATCGTTAAAGATGCTATTCATAAATTAAAGTATGGGTATATAAAAGATTTAAGTATTCCCCTCGCCTTTCTTATTTTAAGCCACCTTAAAACTATTGATTGTCAAATTGACAACAGTTTTGTCATTATTCCCGTCCCTATGCATATTAAAAAGAAAAGAAAAAGAGGTTTTAATCAATCAGAAGAAATTGCCAAACTAATTTCTGAATCAACTAGGATTAAACTATCAACAAGTCTTATTAAAACAAAAGAAACAAAACCACAGATGGAATTAAATAAAAGTCAAAGGATTGAAAATATTAAAAACTGTTTCGCCATTACTAATAAAAAAGAGATTGAAAATAAAACTATTCTTCTCTTAGACGATGTGTATACTACAGGCACAACAATGAATGAATGTGCTAAGGTTTTAAAAGAAAACGGAGTTAAAGAGGTCTGGGGTTTAAGCGTTGCAAGGGAAATATAATTGGGTTGACCAATACTACTATTTTGTATATTATGACAACATATTGGAGAGGTGCCAGAGTGGTCGAATGGGGCACCCTGCTAAGGTGTTAGTTGCGAAAGCGACTCGAGGGTTCGAATCCCTCCCTCTCCGCCAATTTCCATTTTTTATAAAATCGGGAGCTAAATTTGATGATTTATTAGTAAACTTTTATGGAAGGCTTTGAAAAACAATTTAATCAACCTATACCGACAGAGGAAACAAAAACACCGGAACCTAAACAAGAAACTCCGTCTGCTTCAGAATTCATTCAAAAAACCTCAAAACATGAAAAAAAGGGAGGGCCGGGTTTATATGATGTTAATGAGGTTGATGGTGGTTTTGAAGTAACTATACCTGGGCTTTTTGATAAAAAACTCGAAGTAATAATTGGAACAAGTAAACAACGTTTTGAAACTAAAGAAGAAGCTGAGCAAGCCGCAGATCGAGCGCGAGAAAAAGAAAAATTATATTTTGAAAGAGCGTCTCTCGAAAAAACTTTTACAAAATATTTTTATAAAATTGACGAGACGCAAGACGGAAAATTTCGCGTTATACTTCCCGGACTTATTGATTCAAAAACTGGCTATTACGTCGGTACAACGCAGAAAGATTTCGAAGCCTGGCAACAAGCCAAAGATTATTTTTTACAACAAAGAGAGAATGAGGAAAGATTAACTCAAAAACCGCTCCTTGAAATTCAGACGTACCAAAATGAAAAAATCTCTTTTTCCGACCTCGACTCTTTTAATCCGCAAATTGCCCCTTCAGAAAAAACTCAAAAAATTCCCAAATCAATTGAAAAATACTTACTAAGCAAAGAAAAGCTTGCAGGCATAGAACCCGGAGCTTCGACCTACCAAGAAACAGTTAAAGAAAAAGACTGGGAAAGAAAATTATACTCTTTTATTTCTTCATATCTTGAAAAGGATGGGGCAGAAATGGTCAAACAATTAAGTATCGAAAGTTTGGATAGTCTCACTCCAAAACAAGCAATCGAATTGACGACACAAATTGTAATTGACCTAACAAAATATAAATGGAGTGATATAAAAGAACAGAAAGTAGGCACAAAACCTGAAAAAACAAAAGCCGACCAAAACACTGCTTTACAACTTTTAAGAGAGGGCTTATTGAGAAGAAATGATTATGATTGGGAAGGTAATGGAGTATGCAGAAATTTTGCTAGTTCGGTAAAGGCTGTTTTTGAAGCGCTAAAAAATAATCAAACAAACTTTAGCCAGCTTCGTAACACCTATTGCACATATGAAAATAGTACAGAAATTTTTGCTCCTAAACGAGAAAAGAAAAATATCTTTGATTTGAACAAAACCAGTCACGCTTGGAATACGTTTGTAACAATTTCAAAAGAAGGAGCGGCAAACGCAGTTATTGTTGATGCAACCTGGGCAAAGCGGAATTTAGAAACTAAGAAGGTCGAAAAATTGGACTACACACTTACACGCATGGAACCAATCATAAATGCGGTCGGACAAGAACTTAAAGAAAGCACGCCTAATAAAGAGGAACAGTTAAAACACATTCTGTCGTTTTATATGCTCAAAATGGAAAAGCCGAGCAATATAGGTGGCCTTGTAAGTCCAGAAGAAGAAAAACAATTTTTTACAACAAGAGCATTAAAATTAATGGCGCTCCAAGGAGTGCCACAAGAATTACCAAGGCCGCTTGTCGAAGCTGTCGGACAAGAATATTTAAGGATCGCTGATAGTGCAGACAAATTAGAGATTGAAACTATTTATAAAATTTCGCAAAACAATCCCGAATTAGATTTTATAAATATTTTCAAAAATTATTTAAAAGATAAACAACTTTCAAATTATCATGCTGATGCCTTAATTTTTAAAAACGATGATTTGCAAAGAATGGCTTTTGAAGAAATAAAACTCGACAATGGTTTTAGTAAATTATTAAAAGACAGTCCAAAATTTAGGATACGCATGAGAGAAGTTTTGCCTAAATTGTTTATAGATTTTTCGCCAACAACAAAACCAGAAGATGCGGCAGAGTTAAAATATATAATAGGCAGTCAATCGATGTTAAGAAATTATGAGTATATGATTGACCCCCAAAAACTATCAGAAAATGAAATAAAAAGTTTTTTTGAGAAAGCGCGACAGTTATTAAAAACTGCGAATCCGCAAAAATACAACGATAACTTTACCAAGCTTGATGATTATCAATTAGTTAAGCAATTTGATAAAATTTATAGAGAGTTAGAAATATAAAAACGGCATTCTACAGAACTAAAAAGGGCTATCTCCCCCACTCATACGCATACAATATTAAACTCTACGATAACTTATTAAATTAAACTTATGGAAGGTGAAAAAATGTTTTATCCAGAATATCAAGAAAAAGAACCGAAGAACCTTTTACTCGAAGGCCCTGAATTAGCTTCACCTGAAAAAGAAATAAAACAAGAGGGCGAAATGAGTTTCTCTTTTTCTTCTGACACCAGACGATATTATCTTGGCAACGAAGACGATCAGCCATTTTTTAGGATTGAGTATTTTGATTCATTGCCAGATGAATTAAGCGACGAAGAAAAAGAAAAATTTACAAAAGAAACGAGAGGATGGGGCAAAAATGAAAAAACGGTTTATGTTTTGAAATACGGTAAGATACCGGAGCCAAAAGAAGAAACGAAAGAGCTCGACCCAAATAAAAACAAAAAATATCGTGTTGCCCTGCCTAGAGATTTTGGAAGAGACATGATTAATGATTTTTTTTCCAATGACGAACATAAACAAGTTATGGGCGATATTTTGACAAAAATTTTAAAATTTAAACCCGAAAAAGCTTCACAAATGGTCGAGCAGACTTTCGAAACTTTTCGCGAACAAGACAACGAAACAATTCACGATCTTTTTGATCAATTCTCAAAAGAAAATATAGAAAAAATTAGATCTGAAATTAGAGAAATAATGCTACCTGAACCGAAAGAAATTAAATTAGTAAGGCTAGTTGATATCTTAAAAAATAAAAAAGTCCTATTTTATACTGGTGCAGGTATTTCAATGGCAAGCGGGGTCCATAGCATGAATCAATTGCACGAAACACTAGGAATTGAAATGTCAGAAAAAATAGACGACTTACTTAAAAAAGCTGTTACTAACCCCCAGAGCGTAATTGAATCATGGGAAGAATTTACAAAAGCCACTGTTGAAAAGCCCCCGACGCCTACCCATCAATCACTTGGCAAGCTTGCTCAAAAATTAAATTCACAAATTATTACTGAAAATGTTGACCATTTACAAGAAAAAACAGGTGTAAAAGCGATTCATCTAACGGGCCCTTGGCTGAAAGAAAATATCCAGCCAGAATGGTTAAAAGATATTGATGCAGTAATTACGGTTGGTTTAAGTTATGATGACAGAGGCTTCCTTGGCTGGTACAAAGAAAACAATCCGAATGGAAAAATTATTGCGGTCAATTTAAGCCAACCTCCCTATCTAGGAGATGAAGATTTTATGCTGAAAGGAGATTGTCAAAAAATTATTCCGGAATTAGGAAAAGCATTTAATGAAAATAAATAAAAAATTTAATAAAATAAGCAACATAATCGATCATGGATTTAATCAATATCATTCTTCATATAGACACTTATTTAACCGACATTGTTAATGTCTACGGAGCCCTCTCGTATATTTTATTATTCGCCACTATTTTTATTGAAACCGGATTAGTCTTCATGCCTTTCCTGCCTGGCGATTCCTTACTCTTTGCTGCTGGAGCAATTTCAGCCATTAGCTCATTAAATATCTGTTTCTTGATTGTAGTACTATTCTTAGCCGCCTTTTTGGGAGACACCACAAATTATTTTATTGGAAAATATTTTGGCGAAAAAATATCCAATAGAATGAATCAAAAATATTTGATTGAAACTCAAGACTTTTATAATAAATACGGAGGCACAACTATCTTCCTTGCCCGCTTTGTTCCTATCGTCAGAACTTTCGCTCCATTTGTCGCTGGCTTAGGAAAAATGGACTACAAGAAATTTATCGCTTACAATGCAACTGGAGGATTAGCCTGGGTTCTGCTTTTTACCCTATTAGGATACTTTTTAGGCAATACCCCCCAGATCAAAGCGAACTTCTCAATCATCGTCATTTTAATCATTTTAATATCTCTAATTCCGGTTGCATTTAAGTTTATCAAAAAATCAAAATAATATGAGCAAGAAAAAATATTACGCCTATTCTCTAAACGGAAAACATGGCATCACTGATAATTGGCCGGAATGCCAGAAAATTGTTTCGGGAATGGAAAATGCTAAATACAAAGGATTTGAGACTAAAGACCAGGCAGAAAGATGGCTTGATTTAGGCGCTGACTATAAAACAAAAAATACTGCCTCAATAAAAGGAATATATTTTGATGCAGGGACCGGAGCTGGCAAGGGAGTTGAAACTAGCGTTACCGATGAAAATGGAAATAGTTTATTAAATATTGTCATGAAAAAGAAGGATATTGATGAAAAAGGCAATCACTTGATTGTTGATAATGTCACCAATAACTTTGGAGAATTATTAGCTTGTAAATACGCTTTAGAAATAGCCTTAAAGAAAAACATTAAAAACGTCTTCGGGGACAGCAAGCTAATAATTGATTATTGGTCAAAAGGATACATCAAAAAAGAAATGCCCGAAGAAACTATTTCCCTAAGCAATGAAGTCAAAAAATTAAGATATGCTTTTGAAAAAGAAGGTGGAAAAATAGAACATATTTCTGGAGGAAGCAACCCCGCTGATCTAGGTTTTCACAGAGGATAATAAATTGACAATTAACTCCTTTTTATATATTATTTCCCTATCACGGAGGGATGCCAGAGCGGTTGAATGGGATAGTCTTGAAAACTATTGTGGGGAAACCTACCGAGGGTTCGAATCCCTCTCCCTCCTCCAGTTATAAAATCATTAAAATGGAAACACAAAGACCAAAAGTAGGCGTTGCCATTATTATTGAAAGAGATAATAAAATTCTTTTAGGCAAGAGAAAAGGCTCTCATGGAAACGGCTCATGGGCTTTTCCTGGTGGACATTTGGAATTCAATGAAACGATT encodes the following:
- a CDS encoding ComF family protein → MEYLKAIWDIIFPKKCISCGREGQYLCEDCLSLISINPFEYCLCEKMEKRNKCENCKNKNLDKIMSATSFDNKIVKDAIHKLKYGYIKDLSIPLAFLILSHLKTIDCQIDNSFVIIPVPMHIKKKRKRGFNQSEEIAKLISESTRIKLSTSLIKTKETKPQMELNKSQRIENIKNCFAITNKKEIENKTILLLDDVYTTGTTMNECAKVLKENGVKEVWGLSVAREI
- a CDS encoding GspE/PulE family protein; this encodes MIYLQKLLEKKIITKEQGDELQNEFKNFKGSEEEFIISKKLLRENDFNKIKAETFNMPFFENAEVLEVPNNVLSMIPEESARFYKIVPLTLQGNVLEVGVVNPDDIKAKEALNFLARQNKITYKTYLISANSFEVFLKQYRNIREEVGKALSALETELGGEDDSIELFSADSKPKAERLSEDAPIIKMVAVILRHAVDGNASDIHIEPEENQLRIRFRMDGSLYSSLFLPIHTHPSIVARIKIVSNLRIDETRVPQDGRFSAKIDNKDIDFRVSTFPTKLGEKVVIRVLDSSEGLKTYEEIGVLGYNLKTLREAIIKPFGLILSTGPTGSGKTTTLYSILQELNKPEVNVVTLEDPIEYFVKGVNQSQIRPDIGYDFSQGLRSVVRQDPDIIMVGEIRDEESASLVTHAALTGHVVLSTLHTNNAVGAIPRLIDMKIKPFLLPATLNIVIGQRLGHRLCPYCKEKVRPNKEVEKMIMKEISQMPETTKSFFTAPNPIYIYKPKGCSKCNNKGEKGRIGIFEVLKMTPELERAILEDPSEQNIIKEAKRQGMITMRQDAMIKALQGLISVEEVFRTTEEQQEPIQEQI
- a CDS encoding Sir2 family NAD-dependent protein deacetylase; translation: MEGEKMFYPEYQEKEPKNLLLEGPELASPEKEIKQEGEMSFSFSSDTRRYYLGNEDDQPFFRIEYFDSLPDELSDEEKEKFTKETRGWGKNEKTVYVLKYGKIPEPKEETKELDPNKNKKYRVALPRDFGRDMINDFFSNDEHKQVMGDILTKILKFKPEKASQMVEQTFETFREQDNETIHDLFDQFSKENIEKIRSEIREIMLPEPKEIKLVRLVDILKNKKVLFYTGAGISMASGVHSMNQLHETLGIEMSEKIDDLLKKAVTNPQSVIESWEEFTKATVEKPPTPTHQSLGKLAQKLNSQIITENVDHLQEKTGVKAIHLTGPWLKENIQPEWLKDIDAVITVGLSYDDRGFLGWYKENNPNGKIIAVNLSQPPYLGDEDFMLKGDCQKIIPELGKAFNENK
- a CDS encoding type IV pilus twitching motility protein PilT translates to MEYQTYLKQLLEATIKNNASDLHISEGHPPVLRINRELICLKGDCLTAEDAKGISFALMNEEQIESFEKNKEIDFSYDFEGRARFRVNIFYQIGTVSAALRLVPENIRTLEELNLPTRLHQFCEYTQGFILVVGPSSHGKSTTLAALVDEINHTRANHIITIEDPIEYIFKDDKSIINQRELHLDTLSFAQALKSTFREDPDVIMVGEMRDPETMATAITAAETGHLVFATLHTNSAAQTIHRIVDNFNGDQQSQIRAQLASSLVGIISQRLVPSTDGRVVPACEIMLNTPAISNLIRDNKIYEIPLVIETSSESGMVSMNRSLSELIRKGLVTVENASKFSSNLRELRKLI
- the pilM gene encoding type IV pilus assembly protein PilM; translation: MFFAKGKKQNSLGIDIGTKVIRAVEISENKGKITLENYGEVNLDVACKQFFRSFDRKNLNPAVNNIAIAIAGIIEETGIKTKKVVFSLPDFATFFTTFELPPMSKKEITNAIGFEARKYIPLPLSELVLDWQLMNKESLKQRNRVLVMAVPKIIVEQYKTIAEKAGLELVALEAEAMALKRAVIKESDPPTCLLEMGFQSTNINIVDEGFMKMSSSFDVAGKDLTYSLSETLNIPAGEAEMIKKGEGLTDSGDTKISHILIPILSIVSEKTKTLIKEFEIKEGKTVEKVILAGGTSMLPGVKDYFDKIFRQNESSNLVVEIAEPFKNIIYPSALDKKIKEINSNYAIALGEALRKFE
- the pilO gene encoding type 4a pilus biogenesis protein PilO, translating into MDIKKRKNIKVLISVIIFISAIGIAYFLAFSKWQEINSVDSQIKQMEALISAKKSYYANIDSKIEALNSAGWDQKKDSIAINFDSSLFFTPKINNFFRTIVASSGMSLDGMTSSLPEGTSSQSQAKTTTESGAKTSKVVGTTQTSVQQNSDVLQGSIRKTAVNLNVSGTYNNFKNLLSLFEGQTRIVTIKSIAVSSATTQEKSKGKVVANNYNFSIILDVYSY
- a CDS encoding VTT domain-containing protein — translated: MDLINIILHIDTYLTDIVNVYGALSYILLFATIFIETGLVFMPFLPGDSLLFAAGAISAISSLNICFLIVVLFLAAFLGDTTNYFIGKYFGEKISNRMNQKYLIETQDFYNKYGGTTIFLARFVPIVRTFAPFVAGLGKMDYKKFIAYNATGGLAWVLLFTLLGYFLGNTPQIKANFSIIVILIILISLIPVAFKFIKKSK
- a CDS encoding ribonuclease H family protein, giving the protein MSKKKYYAYSLNGKHGITDNWPECQKIVSGMENAKYKGFETKDQAERWLDLGADYKTKNTASIKGIYFDAGTGAGKGVETSVTDENGNSLLNIVMKKKDIDEKGNHLIVDNVTNNFGELLACKYALEIALKKNIKNVFGDSKLIIDYWSKGYIKKEMPEETISLSNEVKKLRYAFEKEGGKIEHISGGSNPADLGFHRG